The DNA region GCGTCATCCGGCGGTTCGAGACCCGCTTGTCGGCCGCCGCCCGGGCGGCCCGGGGGGTCCCTTCCGCTGGTTCGACGAACACGGGGGGCTTTCCCCCGATCAGCCGAGCGGCCTCTGCGTAGTAGTCGCCGCGTTGAGGGGGGCGGCCGTCGCTGACGCAATAGACCGAAGAAACGGGCTGGGCCGCGGCCGCCGCAAGCACGGCCGTTGCGGCGTCGTCGACGTGGATCAGGTTGAGCCAGCCCTCGCGGACGGCGGGGATCGGGGCGCCGGCCCGCAGGTTTTCAAGAAACGGCGCCCTCCCGGGGCCGTAGATGCCCGCCAAACGCAACGCCACGCCCCGATCCGCGAAAAAGCTGGACCGCAAGGCTTCTTCCGCGGCCAGGCTGGCCCGCCCCCCCTCGCGGCGGGGATCGGGCGGGGTTGTTTCGTCCACCCACGCGCCCGCGGCGTCGCCGTACACGCCGGTCGAGCTGATGTAGATGACCCGTCGGACAGACAGGGGCAGGGCGGAGAGCACGCCGCGTAGCCCATCGGCGTAAACCTCGCCGATCGAAGCGTCACTGCCGCGGTCGTACCCCACGGCGAACAAGCACGTGTCTGCCTCGGGAAGCGGCGGCAACGGCCGGGTCACGTCGGCGACAAGGGGAGTGAAGCCCTCTCGGCGAAACGGATCGACCCTTGCCGGGCAGCGGGTGACGGCCACGACGTCGTCGCCCGCCTCGCGCCACAGGCGAGCGACGCGTAGCCCCAGGTAGCCACAACCGAAGACAAGCCGAGTCGTCATACGCCAATCTCTGAATGATCCCGAGCGCGCCGGGGGCGGGGACGCCCCGGCTCGCCCGCGTTAGTCGATCCCGCCCGGGTCGGTTTGGCCCTGGGCCCCCGACTCGAGGTAGGCGGTGAGCATGATTTGCGCCGCCAGGGCGTCGAGCCTGGCCTTGCGTTTCTTCTTGGTGAGCTGTGCTTCTTGCAGCATCGCCTCGGCCTGGCTGCTGGTGTAACGTTCGTCGTAGAACTCTACCGGCAGGCCCGTTTCGTCCTGCAGCCACTTGCCGAACCGACGCGCCTCCTGTGATTTTTGGCTCTCTCCGCCGTCCAGGTGCACCGGCAGCCCCACGACCCAGCGGACCAGCCGCTCCTCGCGGGCCAGGGTGGCAAAGTACTGGGCGTCGAGCGCCGTGCTGCGACGGGTGTAATTCTCGTGCGGCGATGCCATCCGCACCTCGAGGTCCCCGATCGCCACGCCGATGCGGACGGTGCCGTAGTCGACCCCGCCGACGCGTCCCCTGGCTGCGGATCCCGTGGTCTCTGGGCTCACAGGTGCTCGCTCCAGCCCCGGGTCTCGAGCTCTTTCACGACCTTGCGGATGGACTCTTCGTCGTGCTTGCTGGCGACCAGCGTCGCGTCGGGGGTGTGGACGACGATGCAGTCCTTGAGGCCCAATGTCACCACCAGGTGGTTGTCGTCCGAGCGGACGATCGACCCGGTGGTGTTCAGCCCGATGTGCTTGCCGACGATCGTGTTGCCGTTTTCGTCCTCGCCCAACCGCCGCTGCAACGACTGCCAGCCGCCGAGGTCGTCCCACTCGTACGGCGCCTCGATCACCGCGACGTCGGTCGCGTGCTCCATCACGGCGTAGTCGACGCTAATTCCTTCGATCGCCGTAAACTCGCGGTCAAACACGGACTGGCGGTCGGGGGTCTGCCAGGCGTCGACGATCTTCTCGAGGTGAGCCAGCATCTTGGGCTGCCGCTCCCGCAGCGCGTCGAGGATGGTCTGCGCCCGCCAGACAAAGATCCCGCTGTTCCAGTAGAAGTCGCCCGACTTGAGGTAGTCCGCGGCGGTAGCGGCGCTGGGCTTCTCGACAAAACGCTCTACCCGGTAGACCGGCGCGCCGCCCGATTCCGCCGCGATCGCTTCGCCGCGCTGGATGTAGCCGAAGATCTCTGCCGGGTAGGTGGGCTTGATCCCGAAGGTCACGATCCGGCCCGGTCGTTCGTCGACCAGCGCAACGGCCTGTCGCACGGCGGCCTGGAACGCCTCGGGGGGGGTGATCACGTGGTCGGCGGGGGAGACAAGCATCGTTGCGTCGGGGTCGCCCGCGATGCGCGTCACCAGCAACGCGGCCAAGCCGATGCAGGGCGCGGTGTCGCGCTTGCAGGGCTCGCCGACGATGGCGCCATCGGGGAGGTCCGGCAATTGATCCCGGACCGCCGCGACGAGCCTGCGGTTGGTGACCACCATCTGCCGCTCGGGGGGCGCGAGGTCGCCGAACCGGTCGCAGGTCTGACGGATCATCGAAGCCCCACCCACCAGCGAGAGCAGTTGTTTGGGGGTCGAGAGCCGGCTCGCCGGCCAGAATCGGGTGCCGGAACCGCCGGCCATCAAGATCGCGTGCAGCATGGTTAGTAGCGTCAATCCGCGGCTTGGCCGCGGGTTAGGGGGTAGGGGAGCTGGAAGCCGGAACCGAGGGGGGCGAAAGCAGCCTCTTGAGCGCCAGCACCGACCCTGCGGGGTCTGGGGCGGCGGTCACCGCGGCCCCGACCGCAATGCGGGTGGCGCCCGCGGCGAGCACCTCGGGGAGGTTGTCTGCGTCGATGCCCCCGATCGCGAAGGTCGGCAACCGCACCTGCTGGGAAACCTCACGAAGGTAGCCCAGGCCGGCCAGTCCGTCGAACGCTTTTGTGCGCGAGGCGAATGTCGGTCCTGCGCCGAGGTAGTCCGCCCCGTCGCGGACGGCTTGCCCGGCCTGAGCCAGCGAATGGGTCGAGACCCCGATTAACGCGTCGGGGCCAACGATCCGGCGGGCGTCACTCACGGCGAGGTCGTCTTGGCCGACATGCACCCCATCGGCGCCGGCGACCGCCGCGACGTCGGGGCGGTCGTTAACGATGGCGAGCACGCCAAGCGGCTTTGCGATGCGGACGAGCGTGCGGGCTCTTTCCACCAGCGCGTGGCCCGAGAGCCGCTTGTCTCGGAGTTGCAGGGCGTCGACCCCGGCACGGGCGAGGGCGTCGACGAGGTCGGCAAAACCCTGCGGGGTAGGGCCGCCATCGACCAACACGCAGAGCCGCACGCGACCTAGTCTTTGGAGGGCGCCGCGGGTGTGGCCGATCGCCTTTTCGAGCGTGTAGCACCGATAGCGGAGCGCTTCGACCCGCGATGCAAACAGGGGTGATAGCAGTTTTCCGTACTCTTCCAGCGAACGCAGCGACTGCTCGACCCGCTTGAGGCTCGCCTGGCAGACGTGCAGCGGATCGTCGCGGCGTTGCTCGCTATCGGTCGCAATGGAGACCCCCACGTCCCCCTGGGTGTCTCGCATCGCCACAAGGGATTGGCTCGGAAGCTCCTGGCAAGCCGACTGCAGGTCGTGACGAAGCTGCTTGGCGAGGGAGGTGAGGTGGGGGTCGTCCAGCACAAACCGCAGGAAGTCCTCGACAACCCGCAGCCCCTCATTGGCCCGATTGCGGGACGAGTCGACGATGCGCCAAGCGTCGTGTCCCCGAAAGGGCTTGCCCGGGGTCTGTTCGGCCGGGGCCTGTTTGGCCGGATTCTGGCTCATGACCCTCGTTCAACTTGAGCGGGTTGCAGCGGACGGTAGCGTTGGGCGGGTTGGGAACGATCTCGATTCGCCCGCCGACTCACGGTATGCTCCGCCGGAGTGGCAGTCGAGGTCCGCCCAAACTGCCAGACCGCAAGAGTTTGCCGCAAGCCCGCTGCTCAATTTGTAGGGGTTTCGTTCGCTTCAAACTGTTCTATCGTAACGTTTTAGCGTCGTATCGCCCCGTCTGTACGGGTTTCGCCCCCAAATTTGCATCCGAGAGCCGCCAGCGGATGAAGAGCCGCGAAGTGAGCCGAAAACACCGGCGGATGCACTGGGCCACGTATTTGTGGCCCGGGTTGCCGCACTTGTGGCTGCGTGGGTCGTGGGCGGGTCTGGCGCTGGCGATCGGATTCACGGTCCTACTAAACGTAACGGCCGTATCGATCTGGGTTTATCCCGAGTGGCTCGCTCCGCGACTTAAGCTTGCTTGTAGCGGCGCCACGCTGCTGGTTTGGGTGGTTGCTCTAGTGGAAACGCGGGGCGAACTCCGACGGTTGTCGGAGCGTCGCGAAGCCGAATCCGCAGGAACAACCCCGAGAGAAGAGGCCGTCGCCCGGCAGCGTGCCGAAGAGGCGGACCGCAGATTCGCGGACGCCCAACAAGACTACTTGCGGGGCGACTGGATCGCGGCCGAAAGGCTGCTGCTAGAGTTGCTCCGCTGCCGACCGGAGGACGTCGAGGGGAGGCTGCTGTTGGCGACCGTGTGGCGGCGGCAGAACCGTCGTCGTGAGGCCGCCGGACAGTTGAGAAAGCTCGACCGCATGGAGGCCGCGGGCGGTTGGAGGATGGAAATCGAGAACGAACGCTGTCTACTGACGAGTGAGAAGGGGGAATCGGGCCCGCTCGATGCTCCCGATGAGCCCCAGCTAAAGCCGAACCCCACCCGGCCGGCCGAGCAATCGGCGCCGGCCGCATAAACCACCGAATCGCGCATTAGAGTAGTTACTCAGCGACTAACGCGCTAGAATGACCCAACGGGCGCCGACGCCCAGCGCCCGACCAGCGGAGAACACACGATGTACGAAAGATTCACAGACCGCGCCCGCAAGGTGATGCAGCTCGCCAATCAAGAGGCGCAGCGCTTCAACCACGAATATATCGGCACCGAGCACGTGCTCCTGGGACTGATCAAGGAAGGGAGCGGCGTAGCGGCCAACGTCCTGAAAAACCTGGACGTCGACCTGCGCAAGATCCGCCTCGAGGTGGAGAAGCTCGTCCAGTCGGGGCCAGACATGGTCACGATGGGCAAGCTGCCCCAGACCCCGCGGGCCAAGAAAGTTATCGAGTACTCGATGGAAGAGGCCCGCAACCTCAACCACAACTACGTCGGCACCGAGCACATCCTGCTGGGGCTGCTGCGTGAGCAAGAAGGCGTGGCGGCTCAGGTTCTGATGAACCTCGGCTTGAAGCTTGAAGATGTCCGCGAAGAAGTGCTCAACCTGCTGGGCCATGGCCTGGAAGGTGGCGAGAGCGAGCGCGGCGGCCGCGGCGGAGTCGCCGAAGAGGGCGAGGAGCGCGAAGGGGGCGGCAAGAAGAAGAACAGCCGCACCCCGGCGCTCGACAGCTTCGGCCGCGACCTTACGGAGCTGGCCCGCCAGCGGAAGCTCGACCCCGTGATCGGCCGCGAGAAGGAGATCGAGCGGGCGATCCAGATCCTCTGCCGCCGCACCAAGAACAACCCGGTTCTGCTGGGCGAGGCGGGCGTCGGCAAGACCGCCATCGTCGAAGGGTTCGCCCAACGCGTCATCGACGGCAACGTGCCCGAGATCCTCATGGAGCGGCGGATCGTGGTGCTCGACCTGGCGATGATGGTCGCCGGCACCAAGTACCGCGGCCAGTTCGAGGAGCGCATCAAGGCGGTCATGAACGAGGTGCGTCGCGCCAAGAACACCATCTTGTTCATCGACGAGCTGCACACGCTGGTCGGCGCCGGCGGCGCCGAGGGCGCCATCGACGCCTCGAACGTGCTCAAGCCCGCGCTGGCGCGGGGTGAGATCCAGTGCATCGGCGCCACGACGCTCGACGAGTACCGCAAGTACATCGAGAAGGACTCGGCGCTCGCACGGCGGTTCCAGGAGGTGATGGTCGAGCCGACCAACGCCGAAGACACCAAGGAGATCCTCCGCGGCCTGCGGGACCGGTACGAGGAGCACCACCGCGTGCAAATCACCGACGACGCGATCGATTCGGCCGTCGACCTCTCCAACCGCTACATCACGGGCCGTTGCCTGCCGGACAAGGCGATCGACGTGATCGACGAGGCGGGCGCCCGCGTGCGGCTCAAGAGCATGTCGAAGCCGCCGAATCTGAAGGAGATCGACGAAGAGGTCGAGGCGCTCAACCGCGAGAAGGAAGAGGCGGTCGCCAACCAAGACTTCGAGAAGGCCGCCTCGCTCCGCGACTCGGCCGACAAGCTCAAGCGCAAGAAGCAGCAGATCACCAAGGAGTGGCGTGAGAAGTCGCGCGAGAACGGCGGCGTCGTCGACGAAGACGTCATCGCCGAAGTGATCAGCAAGATGACCGGCATCCCGCTCACCCGCATGAGCACCGAGGACAGCCTCCGCTTGATGCAGATGGAGGACGAGCTGCACCGCAAGGTCATCAGCCAGGACGAGGCGATCAAGGCGATCGCCCGCGCCGTACGCCGCAGCCGCAGCGGGTTGCAGGACCCCAAGCGTCCCACGGGGGCGTTCATCTTCGCCGGCCCGACCGGCGTGGGTAAGACGCTGTTGGCCAAGGCGCTGGCGGAGTTCATGTTCGGCGACGAAGAGGCGCTGATCCAGATCGACATGTCGGAGTACATGGAGAAGCACAACGTCAGCCGGCTGATCGGGGCGCCCCCCGGCTACGTCGGCTACGAAGAGGGGGGTC from Pirellulimonas nuda includes:
- a CDS encoding mannose-1-phosphate guanylyltransferase translates to MTLLTMLHAILMAGGSGTRFWPASRLSTPKQLLSLVGGASMIRQTCDRFGDLAPPERQMVVTNRRLVAAVRDQLPDLPDGAIVGEPCKRDTAPCIGLAALLVTRIAGDPDATMLVSPADHVITPPEAFQAAVRQAVALVDERPGRIVTFGIKPTYPAEIFGYIQRGEAIAAESGGAPVYRVERFVEKPSAATAADYLKSGDFYWNSGIFVWRAQTILDALRERQPKMLAHLEKIVDAWQTPDRQSVFDREFTAIEGISVDYAVMEHATDVAVIEAPYEWDDLGGWQSLQRRLGEDENGNTIVGKHIGLNTTGSIVRSDDNHLVVTLGLKDCIVVHTPDATLVASKHDEESIRKVVKELETRGWSEHL
- the ruvX gene encoding Holliday junction resolvase RuvX yields the protein MSPETTGSAARGRVGGVDYGTVRIGVAIGDLEVRMASPHENYTRRSTALDAQYFATLAREERLVRWVVGLPVHLDGGESQKSQEARRFGKWLQDETGLPVEFYDERYTSSQAEAMLQEAQLTKKKRKARLDALAAQIMLTAYLESGAQGQTDPGGID
- a CDS encoding thiamine phosphate synthase, with product MSQNPAKQAPAEQTPGKPFRGHDAWRIVDSSRNRANEGLRVVEDFLRFVLDDPHLTSLAKQLRHDLQSACQELPSQSLVAMRDTQGDVGVSIATDSEQRRDDPLHVCQASLKRVEQSLRSLEEYGKLLSPLFASRVEALRYRCYTLEKAIGHTRGALQRLGRVRLCVLVDGGPTPQGFADLVDALARAGVDALQLRDKRLSGHALVERARTLVRIAKPLGVLAIVNDRPDVAAVAGADGVHVGQDDLAVSDARRIVGPDALIGVSTHSLAQAGQAVRDGADYLGAGPTFASRTKAFDGLAGLGYLREVSQQVRLPTFAIGGIDADNLPEVLAAGATRIAVGAAVTAAPDPAGSVLALKRLLSPPSVPASSSPTP
- a CDS encoding SDR family oxidoreductase; its protein translation is MTTRLVFGCGYLGLRVARLWREAGDDVVAVTRCPARVDPFRREGFTPLVADVTRPLPPLPEADTCLFAVGYDRGSDASIGEVYADGLRGVLSALPLSVRRVIYISSTGVYGDAAGAWVDETTPPDPRREGGRASLAAEEALRSSFFADRGVALRLAGIYGPGRAPFLENLRAGAPIPAVREGWLNLIHVDDAATAVLAAAAAQPVSSVYCVSDGRPPQRGDYYAEAARLIGGKPPVFVEPAEGTPRAARAAADKRVSNRRMTQELGCELRYADFRAGLAAILGSTAGSG
- a CDS encoding ATP-dependent Clp protease ATP-binding subunit, with protein sequence MYERFTDRARKVMQLANQEAQRFNHEYIGTEHVLLGLIKEGSGVAANVLKNLDVDLRKIRLEVEKLVQSGPDMVTMGKLPQTPRAKKVIEYSMEEARNLNHNYVGTEHILLGLLREQEGVAAQVLMNLGLKLEDVREEVLNLLGHGLEGGESERGGRGGVAEEGEEREGGGKKKNSRTPALDSFGRDLTELARQRKLDPVIGREKEIERAIQILCRRTKNNPVLLGEAGVGKTAIVEGFAQRVIDGNVPEILMERRIVVLDLAMMVAGTKYRGQFEERIKAVMNEVRRAKNTILFIDELHTLVGAGGAEGAIDASNVLKPALARGEIQCIGATTLDEYRKYIEKDSALARRFQEVMVEPTNAEDTKEILRGLRDRYEEHHRVQITDDAIDSAVDLSNRYITGRCLPDKAIDVIDEAGARVRLKSMSKPPNLKEIDEEVEALNREKEEAVANQDFEKAASLRDSADKLKRKKQQITKEWREKSRENGGVVDEDVIAEVISKMTGIPLTRMSTEDSLRLMQMEDELHRKVISQDEAIKAIARAVRRSRSGLQDPKRPTGAFIFAGPTGVGKTLLAKALAEFMFGDEEALIQIDMSEYMEKHNVSRLIGAPPGYVGYEEGGQLTEQIRRRPYAVVLLDEIEKAHPEVFNMLLQLMEEGRLTDSFGRNVDFRNTIVIMTTNAGADAIKNESAFGFAKPDDDATYDAMKGRVTDEIEKVFRPEFINRVNDIIVFRHLTGENLKEVVELELSKVRKRLEEKGLELLLSDESKEFLVKKGSNTDYGARPLRRAIESFIEDPLAEELLKGEFAGKDAIRVEVKQVGDKKQLTFEGEKRKVDEPEAEAVGVGAATDEPKESGDGDE